CCCCCCCCCCCCCCCCCTCACCCCCGGACCGCACGCCCGTTGCGGCACCTCACAGGTACTCCAGGAAAAAATCCCTCGCCATCCGATAGAACCCCTCGGGCTCATCCACCATCACATTATGCCCCGCGTTTGGAAACGCCAGGTGATTCATGTCATAACGCTCGATGTACTCCTTCGACATCTCCGGCAGGCTCTTCCCACCCCAGACGAAGAGCGTCGGCATCGAAAGTGTGCGAAATTCATCCCCCGCAGCCGTCTCCCCCGTTGCCTCGGCGCACGACGTCCCCCACGCCAGCACCGAATCCGGATCCGCCGAGAGAAAACCGGCCGTAAACCGCCTCTGGGTGGGGTCGGCCTGGGCCAGGGGGAGGAATATCCCCGCGAGGTGATCATAGAAGGCCCCGGCGTCGTCGAAGCCTTCGCTGAGACCGGTCAGGAAGGCGTCCTGGCGGGTGAGATTTCCCTCCACGCTCACACATCCCCGCACCGACCGTCCCAGCTCCTTCGCCGCCTTTGTCCCCACGATGCCCCCCAGGGAATGGCACAGAAAAAAAACCGGGGCGTCCCCGGTGACCTTCCGGACGAGATCGGATAGGAGCAGGGCGCTGTCGGCGACGGTGTGGGGTGGAATCACGGGCGGGCTGGCCCCGAACCCGGGGAAATCCGGCAGGTAGATCGAAAAGTCGTCACACAGCACCGAATCGAAGACGTTTTCATACAGGTGCCCGCTGCAACAGAAGCCGTGAACATACCAGATGCACCCCCGGGCGGCGGGATTCTCGTGGTATCGAATCAACACCTGGTTATGAGTCATAATCCTCATGTATCGTGTCTCCGGCTATTCTCCGGGCGTACCCGGTTTTTGGGCGTGAATGATCAGGATTTCTCCCTCCAGGATTTCATCTCCCACAAGATACGGATCGGCCGGGAATGTCTTTTTCGTGAGCGTGATAATAATCCTTTTGAACACCGGATAAAACACTCCCAGCCGTTTCGCCCGCACTCTGCGGTTGGTATAAAGCCCGATAACCCGAAAGCCGGCCCGTTCCAACGCGTATCGGAGTTCATGATACGTCATCGGATTGATGTGTTCATGTTCATATTCCGGAAGAGTAAGGCGATAGGCATCTTCCGCGGCAGGTCGAATAAACCGAAAATAATCGTGATAACTGTACAGAAAAAACCTCACCCGGCTCTTGATCGTCATGATATTCGGGGTGGTAATAACCAGGTTGCCGCCGACGGAAATGATTCGAAAAAACTCCCGCAGGCACAGGAAAGGATTCTCAAGATGCTCGATCCCCTCCACGCATGTGATGTGTTGAAAAAAACCGTCAGCGAAGGGAAGTCGCTCGTTCAGGTCAACCCTCACGAAGGGCACGTCATTTTGTTTGTAAAAATCCGGGGCGATATCGGCAGCCGTTACGTCAAAGGTCTCGAACAATACTCCCGCGAGTACCCCCTCTCCCGCCGGTGCATCTAAAAGCCTGCCGGGAGAAAACGTATTGACAATTCTCAATACCTCGGCCAGCGTACCCGGTGCGTTTTGATCTTTTATGTCTGCACTTCCATTCACTGCTCAATCACATCTCAACTTCTATTACTATAAGGTCATTCGGTTTTCCCTCTATTCTCATGAATTATTCCCTCAAGAAGGTCACCGGTCCGCTTCAGGGAATACTTCTCGGCCACTTCACATCCCCGGCGAACGATGTTGTTTCGTAACGCATCGTCCCCGGCCAGTTCCATCACCGCGTCGGCGATCCGCTCCGGCCGGTAGACGTCCACGAACCGCGCGTAGTCGTGGGGTTCGTCGAACGACAGAAAGGGGGCCACCCGTGTCAGAATCACCGGGGTCCCGGAGCTCATGGCCTCCACCGGCGGCAGGCCGAAGCCCTCTATCTCCGTGGACGGGGAGATGTAAAAATGACTCTGTCGGTAGAGCTCCGCGATCTCGGCCTCCGGGATCTTCACCCGATACTCATCGGCCGCTCCGGTTCTCCGCTCCTCGTCGGGAATGGGCGCGGGCGACACCCGAACCAGCCGCACCGGGACTCCCCTCTGTTTGAGAATCCGTACCGCCTCATGCACATCCGGGATTCGCTTGTACTCGATGGAGTAGTTTCCCACCGAGAGGATAGTGAGCCCTCCGGTATATCCCAACTCCGTCCTTTTCGGATGAAACACCCCCCGATCAATGCCGTTGGGAACGAAAAAACAGGGAAGGTTGTAGCGATCGACCACGCCCTCTGCAATATGCGGGGATATCGCCATCTTTATCGTCGGGAGCCGGTAGAGTCGATCGAACCATCTGAGCTCCCGCTTCCAGTTTCTAATCCTGATTTTATGCCTGAGCCGGGCGATCGGGCCCGTGCCCCGGTATCTATCCGGTATAACACGACCGGAAATTCGCTGCAGGTTGTAATCCGGCTCGAAGCCCTGGAGAAAGTGAAACAGCGGTATGCCCCGCCTCTTCGCCACCGGCCACAGCGCCTCCACGTCCCGGGGGGCGGTCACCACCAGTGCGTCGGCAGCGGGTACGTCGCGATTCGAAAACGAGGGCACCACTTCCGGCTCCAACGACGATTCCCAGCTTTCCTCCACCACCCTGGTGATCAGCCGCACGTCATGCCCCCGCTCCCGGAGGGCCCTCACGTGTTGGGTCAGTACCTTCACGCCGCCGGTCATGCCCCAGTATGTGATCGCGTATACGATTTTCATATTTTCATAGACGTTCGGTAAGTATGTCGATGATTCTCTGGGCCGCCCGACCGTCACCGAAGGGATTATCCAAAACGGAGAATCTCGCCCGCGCCTCATCGTCGTCCAGGAGCTGAAGCGTCTGTCGGGTGATCGTGTCTCGATCGGTCCCCACAAGGATTGCCGTCCCCGCATCCAAGGCCTCTTTCCGCTCGGTCACCCGTCTGAGGAGCAACACCGGCGTTCCCACGGTGGGCGCCTCCTCGGAAACGCCCCCCGAGTCCGAAAGGATGACAACGGAGTCCCGCATCAGGTGGATAAAATCGAGATACCCCAGGGGAGATACCAGATGAACACGATCCTGTCCCTGTAAAATTCGCGCCGCCGCCTCCTTCACCCGGGGATTCGGGTGCACTGGAAAAACCACATGGACATCGGGGCGCTGTTCGACAATCTCCACCAGGGATCGAAACACCTCCTCCATCGGCTCTCCGAAACTCTCCCTCCGGTGGGCGGTCACGAGGATGACCCGCGTTTTCTTCGGGTCCACGCCACCCAGGCGGGAGGGAGTATGGCAAAACTCGTCGTCCATTCGCTCACGAACGGCATCCACCACGGTATTGCCGGTGACGAAGATCGTTTCGTCGGCTACGCCCTCACGCAATAGGTTTTGCCGGGCGTTTTCGGTGGGACAGAAATTAAACGAGGCGAATCGGGAAATCAGCGCCCGGTTCACCTCTTCAGGGAAGGGGTTGTGTATGTCAAACGAGCGAAGCCCCGCCTCCACATGGGCCACCGGCACGCCCCGATAAAACGCCGCCAGCCCCGCAGCGAAGGCGGTGACGGTGTCTCCCTGGACCACCACGACGTCGGGTCCCGCCCTCCCGATGATCTTGTGGGCTCCGGCGATCACCCGGGCGCACACGTCCGCCGGGGTCTGATCGCTTGTCATCACATCCAGGTCGTAATCGGGCCGGAGGTGAAAAATCTCCGTTGCCTGATCGATCAGCTCCCGGTGCTGGGCGGTTGCCAGCATTTCCACCCGAAGGTCATTCGTCTCCGCCGCTCGTGCGACCACCGGCGCCAGCTTGACGACCTCGGGACGGGTGCCGAAAACGACCAGAATTTTTTTTCGCTGCGACATTACTATCAATACAAATAGTACCGGACCCCTTATAGCAAATGAAATGTCTTTTTGCAATTACTCTTTTATCGCGAATCGGCCTGTGTTAGAATACCGGCTCTTACGGCATCCGTATCGAAGGGACATCATGGAACGCATACACGACCGCCTTGTCATCCTCGGCAACAGGGACATCCCCTCGTTTCTCCTCATCGGTGATACAAAACGCGCCCTCATCGACGCCGGGACCGCCGATTTGGCTCCGCTGTATCTCGATGACCTCACCCGCGCTCTGGGCGACGACCCCCGGGTGGACCTCATCCTCTTTACCCATTCTCATTTCGACCATATCGGCGCGGCCCCCTTTCTCCTGCGCCGAGTGACGGGCCTCACGTGCTGCGCTCACCCCTACCTCTTCAAGGTGCTGACCCGGGACGGGGCGAGGAAGACCATAGAGCGGCTCAGCCGGAAAATCTCAAAAAAGGCCGCCGATGCGGGAGGTCTCCAGGAGGCCGACTTCAACTACGGCATGATCCGCCCGGGGATTACACTCTCGGACGACGACGTCATCGACCTGGGGGGGATTTCGATCCGGGTCGTCGCCACCCCCGGCCACACGGGCGACAGCCTGAGTTACTTCATCGAGCCCACAGGAGAGATATTCACCGGCGAGGCGGCGGGGATTATTCCGGGAGAAGAACTCTATGTCGGGCCGGAGTTTCTCTCCAGCTACCGGGACTATATGAACTCCCTCGAAAAAATCAAGGCCCTTCATCCCACAACCATCTTCACCGGCCATCATACACGGGTCGAACAGCGGGACCTGGATCGCTTCTTCCAGGCGGCGATTCGGGATACCAAAAACCTGAAAGAGAAAATTGAGCGGTATCTTCTGGAAACCGATATGGACGAGGCGATGGTCATTGCCCGCATCAAGGCGGAAGAATACGAGGACTTAAGAAAATCGAGGCAGATGGAGGAGGCATACGTGCTCAACCTCACCGCCCAGGTACGCCATATCGCCCGATTGCTCGAAAACGACTGACGCCCGAACGAAAAAAACGGGGCATACGCCCCGCTCGTTTCGGCACGGGATCGTCCCGTGCCGATTCATCTCTTACCTGATTGTCGTTAGTTTGTCTTTTTCAATTTCCCAAGGACATCGTTTGTCACGGCGTGGGTTTCCTCTTCCCAACTGTCGTCACGATGGCGGTACTCATCGGGTTGTTTCCCGAGAAATCCCCGTAACATGAAGTTGGCCCAGTTATCAAATGTGTTGACATTGACATGTCTGGTCTTGCGATCCTGTTTCACGGCGTACCTCCATGCCCGAAACTCATTTCACATCGGCAACAGAGGACCGTCCAAACCGCCGCCGATCGCTCACACAAAACCTAAAAAACCGCCCGGACATTCCCGAGCGGACGTGCATTTTGTTATATGGTACGACGGTTTTTTTAAAAAATCAAAAAAAAAGTGAACATCGTCTGTTTTTTTATTTTTCATCGATACGACTCTTTCAGGACCTTCTTGAGAATTTTCCCCCCCTGATTTCTGGGAAAGTCATCGACGAAGAAGATCTTCTTCGGTATTTTGTATGAGGCGATCATCCCGGCCAGGCGCTTTACCAGTTCTTCTTCAGTGAGAACGGCCCCCCGCTCCAACATCACAAAGGCCGCAACCACCTCGCCCCTCCGGGTATCCGGGATCCCCACCGCCGCCGCCTCGGCGACCTCCGGCTGGGCCTGGATGGCCCGCTCCACCTCCATCGGGTAGATATTCTCCCCGGAGCTGATGATCATCTCCACCTTGCGGCCCACCAGAAAGATATAGCCGTCCTCATCCCGGTACCCCATGTCCCCGGTGTGAAACCAGCCTTCGGTGAAGGCCTGCTCTGTCGCCTCCGGCTTCTCCCAGTATCCGGAGAAGAGGTTCGGGCCGCGGATGATCACTTCGCCGGTGTCGCCGGGGGATACGTCCCTTTTGTCGTCGTCGACGATGCGCAGCCCCGTGTGAAAATCCTCCTTGCCGACGGATCCCGCCTTCCGGATCGAATCGGCGAGCGGCACGGCGGTGATCTGGCAGGCCTCGGTCATGCCGTATCCCTGTGCGAAGGAGACCCCCTTTTCGTTCTGATATTTTTTAATCAGCGGCACCGGCATGGGCGCCCCGCCGGAGAAAAAATAGTGCACATGCGAAAAATCCGCCTCCGGCCACTCGGCGGCCTCGGTCATCATCTGGTACATCACCGGCACAGCGAACATGTAGTTGATCTTCTCATGCATAATGAGCTTAATCATCTCCGAGGCGTTGAAAAAGTGCCTGAGCACCAAGGATCCCCCGGCATATACCACCGGCGTCGTCGAGGCCGCCAGGGAGCCGATGTGAAACAGGGGCGTCGAGACCAGGGACTTGAAGGTATGGTTCAGGCCGTAATTGAGAAGGTTGTGGATGGCGTCGAACGTGATCGCCCGGTGGGAGAGGACGGCCCCCTTGGGGTCCCCGGTGGTGCCGGATGTATACATGATCAAAAGGGGGTCGTACTCGATCACGTCACCCACCCCAGGCGGCTCGTGGATGGACGCCCCGGCCGTCAGATCGGATACGGATCGATCGTCCAGGATCTCCTCGCCCCCGTGCTTGATCCACGCCGCGATCTCCCTGCGGATCGATTTCAGGGACTCCACCTTCTCGTAGAAATCCGAGGAATAGAAAACCACCCGGGGTCGTGAGTTATGGAGGATATAGGAAAGCTCCGGTACCGCCAGGCGGAAATTGACCGTCACGATGATCGCCCCGATCTTGCCGCAGGCAAACAGTATCTCCAGAAATTCCGACGAGTTTAAAAGCAGCGTCGCCACCCGGTCGCCCTTTTTCACGCCCATGCCGAGAAGCGCGTCGGCCATGCGGTTGACCCGCTCGTTGAACTGACGGTTGGTAAATGCGCGATCGCCCCCTTCCTCCTCCTGCAGGAAGGGGCCGTCGGGATTTCTCTCGGCCCGTTTTATGATCCATTCACCGACATTCATGATACAATACGTCTCTCTTTTATGATTCTATTGGAATGATTCCTTCAACTCCCGCCTCAATATCTTCCCCGAGCTGTTTCGGGGGAAATCATCGACGAAAATCACCTTCTTTGGTATTTTGAAATAGGCGATCCGATCCTGGATGGAGTCGATCAGCTCGTCCTCGGTCAGCTTCTCGCCCGCCTTCAACATCACAAAGGCCGCCACCACCTCGCCCCGCTTTTCGTCCGGCATCCCCACCGCCGCCGCCTCCTTCACCTGGGGGATCGACTGGATGACCCGCTCCACCTCGGCGGGATAGATATTCTCCCCGGAGCTGATGATCATCTCCACCTTGCGCCCGAGGATGTAGAGGAATCCCTCCTCGTCCCTCCGGCCCATGTCGCCGGTGCGAAACCACTCGCCGACAAAGGCCGCCTTTGTCTCGGCGGGTTTGTTCCAATAGCCGGGGAACACGTTCGGACCCCGCACCAATATCTCCCCCGATCCACCGGGGGGCACGTCTTGATCGTTTTCATCGACGATCCTGACAAACACGTGAAACTCCTCGACCCCCACGGAGCCCGCCTTTCTGATGGAGTCGGTAAGGGGGAGCGACGATACCCGCCCGGTCTCGGTCAGGCCGTACCCCTGGGCGAAGGAGACGCCCTTCTCCTCCTGGTATTTCCTGATGAAGGGCACCGGCATGGGCGCCCCGCCGGCGATGAAATAACGCACGTGGGAAAAGTCCGCCCCCTCCCACTCCGCGGCGTCGGACATCATCTGGTACATCACCGGCACCGCAAACATATAGTTGATCTTCTCCGAATCGATGAGCTTGATGATCTCCGACGCGTTGAAGAAACGCTTGAGCACAAGAGACCCGCCGGCATAGATGACCGGGATCGCCGCCGCCGCCAGAGCCCCTATGTGAAACAGGGGTGCCGTCACCAGCGACACGAAGGTCGAATCGACCCCGTATCCCAAAAGGTTGTGGATGGCCATGAAGGTGAGATTTCGGTGGGTGATCATCACCCCCTTCGGATCGCCGGTGGTGCCGGATGTGTAGATGATGAGAATCGGGTCGGTCTCCGTTACTTCCACAGACGGCGTCGGCTCGGATGCGTCCTGATTCGAAACCGCGTCGGCGAGGGATGTGTCCCGATCGCCGCCGTTCTGACCGTGCACCAGCCACGCATCACAGTGTTTGCCCCCCTCTCGTATCTCGTCTATCTTCTCCGAAAAATCGGCGGAATAGATCATTACCCGGGGGGAGGCGTCATCTATCATGTACGACAGCTCCGGCATCGCCAGGCGGAAGTTCATCGGGACGAGGATGGCCCCCAGCTTGGCGCAGGCGAAGAGCACCTCCAGAAACTCCGATGAGTTGAGCATGATCGTCCCGACCCGGTCGCCCGAAGAAACTCCACGGCCCGCCAACATGTGGGCCGTCCGGTTGACCCGCTCGTTGAAGGCGGCGTTGTTGTATCTTTTATCCTCACGCTCGGCTTCTCTGAGGAAGGGACGATTCGGGAAGGCGAACGCCCGCTTGTATACCCATTGTCCGATATTCATGGTGAAGCAATCATTCCTTTCGTTCTGCATCGTCAGGTGGGATTGAAGGTGTGTCAGTGGGTGTTTTTATACACCAGCGAGACGAAGGTCCCGCCGGAGGAAAAACCGTTTTGGACCACATAGCGGATATCCGTCTTTCGGCCCGTACCCATGATGTGATTCAGGGGCGCAGCCGGGGTTACAAGCCCCGTCGTGGGGGGAGCCGTCCCCCGGGCAAGTGTGAGGCCCGCCAGCGCCGCTCGAACGCCGCCGGAGGAGGCGCTCTCTCCAACGGCCCCCTTCACAGACGATACCGCGGGACCTCCCTCCCCCTCGCCGAAGACCTCACGAATCGCCTTCGCCTCCAAATCGTCCAAGGCCGGATAGCCGCTTGCCGACGCGCTGATATACGACACATCACCGGGGGAGATGCCGGCGCTCTCCAGCGCCCGGGTCAGGGCCAGGACAGGTCCCTGTGTCGACGTCGGCCAGTCGTTCAGCGGTGCGGGCGCCGTGCTCATGCCCCAGCCCACGACCTCCCCGTATATCTTTGCCCCCCGGCGCCGGGCCGACTCCTCCGATTCCAGGCAGATCACCCCCGCCCCCTCCCCCGCCACGGCGCCGTTTCGGGAAACGTCGAAGGGCCGGGCCGCCTCGTCGCTTCCGTCCAGGGGGGAAAGCGCCCGAAAGCGGGTCAGGATTTCATATATCAGCCGTCCCATCACGTCCGCCCCCCCCGCGAACATTGCGTCCGCCCGCCCCTTTTGGATCTGGTTTGCGGCGAAACCGACGGCCGCCTCGCCCGAGGACTCCTTGTGGTTGACGGTCACGTTGATTCCCCGAAATCCCAGGGCGATGGAGGCGTGCCCCGCCGGGGCGTTCATGACGGTATTGGGAACCAGTATCGGGTTGACCGTCGTCGGCCCCTCGGTGAAGAGGGTGGTCGCAAACTGGACCGACACGTCCACGCTGCCATAGGCCACCCCCAGGCTTATCCCGACCCGATCGCGATTGTCGTCGTCGATATTGATGCCGGCGTCATCCATCGCCAGCTTCGCCGCCGCCACCGCGATCCGGGAGAGCCGATCCATTTTCCGAATCGCCTTTGACGGAATGAACTCCTTCGCCTCGAAATCGACGATCTCCGCACACATGTGGGAGGGAAGCGACTCGGTATCGAAGGAGGAGGCCGGACGGATGCCCGTCTCCCCACTGATGAGCCGATCGAAGACGCGATCCGCCTCGAAACCCAGGGGCGTGACCATTCCTACGCCGGTTATCACCACGGACCTACTCATGAGTAACCCCCTCCTCAGTGAATCGTCCGATGATAATCGTCGTGTTGTTGCCGCCGAAGGCGAACGAGTTGGAGAGAAAGATGTCCATCGACCCCTCCCGGGCGCCTTCCGTGACGTAGTCCAGGTCGCACTCCGGGTCCGGCTCACTGTAATGGATGGTGGGGGGGATGAAGCCGTCGTTCATGGCGAGGATGGAGGCGACGGCCTCCAGGGCCCCCGCGGCCCCCAGGGTGTGGCCGATCATCGACTTTGTGGACGAGACCGGCACATCGTAGGCGCGTTTTCCGAACACCGCCTTGATCGCGGCGGTCTCCACCGCGTCGTTGGCGGGGGTGGCGGTGCCGTGGGCGTTGATGTAGTCGATCCGGGAGGCGTCGATGCCGGCATCATTCAGCGCCGCACGCATGGAGCGGGCCGCGCCCCCCGCATCGGGGTCGGGTGCGGTCATGTGGTGTGCGTCGCAGGTAACGCCGTAGCCGAGGAACTCGGCGAAGATATTTGCCCCCCGCTCCTTCGCGTATGAGAGGGCCTCCAGGATGACAATCCCCGCCCCCTCGCCCAGGGAGAGCCCCTGGCGGTTTTTATCGAAGGGCTTCGGGTATTCGGGGTCCACGGAGCGAAGCGAGTTGAACCCGGCGTAGGTAATGCGCGAGAGCGGCTCGGTCCCCCCGGTCACCGCCACACGGCACACACCGTCCCTGATCAGGTCCGCGGCGTAGCCCATGGCGTTGGCGCTGGAGGAGCAGGCGGTCATGAACGTGGTCTTGGGGCCGAAAAGGGAGAACTTACTCGCGATGTGATCGGCGCTCGCCGCACAATGGAGCGGAGCCATCTTGGAAAACCTGGCCCGCTCGGGGCCGTTCGTGATGTATTCGCGAAAGAACTCCTCCCCCTGGAGCATGCCGCCCGCGCCGCCGCCGATGATCACCCCGGTATCGGAAGCAAGCTCCTCCGGGAAGGGGAACAGCCCCGCGGAGGACAACGCCTCCACCGCGGCGGCGAAGGCCAGAAGATCCGCCCGGGACATGCGATGGGTGCGAAACTCCTTCGGGATCATCTTTCGCGGATCGAAGTCCGTCACCTCGCCGCCTGTGTGGGTGCGGTAGTCCGTGGTGTCGAAGACGGAAATAGGCCCCACGCCGCACCGCCCCTCTTTCAGGGCTGTGGCGTATTCACTGATATTTTTGGAGACGGCGTTGACCGTCCCCAAACCTGTTATGACGACTCGTTCCACGATACGGCGTCCGCCTGTATGTTGAATATTTTACAGTGTATTGTTTGGTATTGTATCCAAGGGGACCTGTCTTTTCAACCGAAAAAGTGAGACCTTCGATATGAGTGTTGTCACTACGGTTTTCTCTTTCGAATCGAGTACCTCGTTATGCTTCGTCATACGTTTTCCCACTAGAAAAACCGTCAAATAAATTTATATATAAACAAATATAATGTTTATTATAATAAAATATTTTACACTTTCTATCAACATGCTAAATATTACTTGATTTCAGCCGGAACCATGATATATTTGATAAAAGGAAAAACTATGAAAAAAATCTGCAATGTGCTCGTATCCATCTTTAAAAAAACCTCCGCCTTTGTTATCGATCAATTAAAAGACCCGAAGATCGCACTTTTTCTTTTTATAAGCTCGGCTCTCTTGTTATTCCTGCCACAATCAATTCTCACACATCTGGAAATAGACGCTTTCATTGAAGGGAAAAGAAGGCTGATTGGTCTTGTGTTTTTTTATTCCGTCAAGTGTTTTCTGGCCATCCTTGTCTTCTGGGTCCTGGTGCGGATTAAAGACAAAATAAAGGCCAAACGCCTCGCACAAAACGGAAGACCGGCTTTGCGTGATCTCACATCAGAAGAAAAAACATTCCTTGCGGGATTTTTCGTTCTGGAATCAAAAACACAGCATATCGACGTTCGAGATATTTCGCTTGATGGACTTATTTGTAACAATATTCTCTTTCTGGCCTCGAATATCAGCCTGGCCGAATCAAGGATTAACTATCATATGCACTCCTGGGTGTGGAAGGAGTTGAAGAGATATCCGGAGTTGTTGGAACCGGAATTGTCCGACCTCGCAAATACCATGCAGGGGGCTTAGATTATTTCTCACATA
This is a stretch of genomic DNA from Candidatus Zymogenaceae bacterium. It encodes these proteins:
- a CDS encoding superinfection exclusion B family protein encodes the protein MKKICNVLVSIFKKTSAFVIDQLKDPKIALFLFISSALLLFLPQSILTHLEIDAFIEGKRRLIGLVFFYSVKCFLAILVFWVLVRIKDKIKAKRLAQNGRPALRDLTSEEKTFLAGFFVLESKTQHIDVRDISLDGLICNNILFLASNISLAESRINYHMHSWVWKELKRYPELLEPELSDLANTMQGA